In Sphingopyxis sp. 113P3, one DNA window encodes the following:
- a CDS encoding dienelactone hydrolase family protein, giving the protein MAKGTPDMRALPLFCLPLLLAASANPAAAQEALPADLHLLPASADTKPRPWAILFPRAEGIGKLAPGNQYSDLAAFLNQRGIDVLIVDDDAALKRLGPSGSAGEKRAAIAIDALARLRAAQRFDRRCPGVAIGWSRGGEGALTLASTPDGPESGFRAAIVYYPSVRSQRSPWPQRMPVLALQGTEDGTAPAKRLEALAATRVQNPKYPFIIKLYPGAGHRFDVAHPVDDPDSASAPRDYRAAAHTAALEAIDGFLTERAISSASCALD; this is encoded by the coding sequence ATGGCGAAAGGTACCCCGGACATGCGCGCGCTGCCCCTCTTCTGCCTCCCTCTCCTGCTCGCCGCCTCAGCCAACCCGGCCGCGGCGCAGGAAGCCCTCCCAGCCGATCTCCATCTCCTTCCCGCCTCCGCCGATACAAAACCCCGGCCATGGGCCATCCTGTTTCCGCGCGCCGAGGGGATCGGGAAGCTTGCGCCGGGTAATCAATATTCCGACCTTGCCGCTTTTTTGAACCAGCGCGGGATCGATGTCCTGATTGTTGACGACGACGCCGCACTCAAGCGGCTGGGACCGTCTGGTTCAGCCGGCGAGAAGCGTGCGGCGATCGCCATCGACGCGCTTGCTCGCCTGCGCGCCGCGCAACGCTTTGACAGGCGCTGCCCCGGCGTCGCGATCGGCTGGTCGCGCGGCGGCGAGGGCGCGCTGACCCTCGCCTCGACGCCGGATGGGCCTGAAAGCGGCTTTCGCGCTGCGATCGTCTATTATCCCTCGGTTCGCTCGCAGCGCTCACCCTGGCCCCAGCGCATGCCGGTGCTCGCGCTGCAGGGCACCGAAGACGGCACGGCGCCCGCGAAACGGCTCGAAGCGCTTGCAGCAACCCGCGTCCAGAACCCTAAATATCCGTTCATCATCAAGCTCTATCCCGGCGCCGGTCACCGCTTCGATGTCGCGCACCCGGTCGATGATCCCGACAGCGCCTCGGCGCCCCGCGACTATCGTGCGGCTGCGCACACGGCGGCCCTCGAAGCGATCGACGGCTTCCTCACCGAGCGCGCAATCAGCAGCGCAAGCTGCGCGCTCGACTAG
- a CDS encoding aldo/keto reductase yields MSERALGNSGLSIRRFVLGGNVFGMTADRAASFAVLDRFVERGGGMIDTADVYSAWVPGNRGGESEAMLGEWLKASGARDQILIATKVGMMEGGLKPDRVRAAVQGSLDRLGVDVIDLYFAHKDDPDVPLDEVLGAFSELIDQGSVRAIGASNYSAARLGEALAVSAKTGLSRFTVVQPELNLLDRDQYEGPLQALCTAEGLGVITYFSLASGYLSGKYRNADDLSKSPRGARVQPYMAGRGPDVLAAMERIARETGATLSQIALAWVAAQPGVTAPIASATSVAQLDEIMASEALRLAPEQLAALTEAGRA; encoded by the coding sequence ATGAGCGAGCGTGCACTGGGCAACAGCGGTCTTTCGATCCGCCGCTTCGTGCTCGGCGGCAATGTCTTCGGCATGACCGCCGATCGGGCCGCAAGCTTTGCGGTGCTCGATCGCTTCGTCGAGCGGGGCGGCGGGATGATCGATACTGCCGATGTCTATTCGGCCTGGGTGCCGGGGAACAGGGGCGGCGAATCGGAAGCCATGCTCGGCGAATGGCTGAAGGCGAGCGGCGCGCGCGATCAGATACTCATCGCGACAAAGGTCGGGATGATGGAGGGCGGACTGAAGCCCGATCGCGTGCGCGCGGCGGTGCAGGGCTCGCTCGACCGGCTCGGCGTCGATGTGATCGACCTTTATTTTGCCCACAAGGACGATCCCGACGTGCCGCTCGATGAAGTGCTTGGTGCGTTCAGCGAACTGATCGATCAAGGTAGTGTGCGCGCGATCGGCGCGTCCAACTATTCGGCCGCGCGGCTCGGCGAGGCGCTCGCGGTGTCGGCCAAGACCGGTCTGTCTCGCTTCACGGTCGTGCAGCCCGAGCTCAACCTCCTGGACCGCGACCAGTATGAAGGTCCTCTGCAGGCGCTGTGCACCGCCGAGGGGTTGGGGGTCATCACCTATTTCAGTCTCGCCTCGGGATATCTGTCGGGCAAGTATCGCAATGCCGATGATCTCTCCAAGAGCCCGCGCGGTGCGCGCGTTCAGCCCTATATGGCGGGGCGCGGACCGGACGTGCTTGCAGCCATGGAAAGGATCGCGAGAGAGACGGGCGCGACGCTGTCCCAGATCGCGCTCGCCTGGGTCGCGGCACAGCCTGGCGTGACCGCGCCGATCGCCAGTGCGACAAGCGTCGCGCAACTCGACGAGATCATGGCAAGCGAGGCGCTGCGGCTCGCGCCCGAGCAGCTTGCGGCGCTGACCGAGGCGGGCAGAGCCTAG
- a CDS encoding glycerophosphodiester phosphodiesterase has product MKRRPAAWLALMALAGCGAEPMVATPTLDGRPPIIIAHRGASGERPEHTLASYELAIEQGADYIEPDLVLTRDGVLVARHENEISETTDVAAHGEFADRRTSKRIDGKEVRGWFTEDFTLAELKTLRAKERIPGLRGTAYDGMFEVPTFEEILALLARINKGRSHPVGVYPETKHPSYFASIGLPHEGPLLAQLERYGYRGRGAPIFIQSFEIGNLKALRAKSELPLIQLVDGAGGPADDPAATYAEMVSPAGLKAIATYADGIGPAKTMIIPRSVLGTLGEATSLVHDAHAAGLKVHPWTFRRENYFLPLANKRGINPAGRGDLEAEIRIYLKTGIDGLFSDNPREAVRAAKRGEMR; this is encoded by the coding sequence ATGAAGCGCCGGCCCGCCGCTTGGCTTGCGCTCATGGCGCTTGCGGGCTGCGGCGCTGAGCCGATGGTAGCAACGCCCACACTCGACGGCAGGCCGCCGATCATCATTGCGCATCGCGGAGCCTCGGGCGAGCGCCCCGAGCACACGCTTGCGAGCTACGAGCTGGCGATCGAGCAGGGCGCCGACTATATCGAGCCCGACCTGGTGCTGACCAGGGACGGAGTGCTCGTTGCGCGACACGAGAATGAGATTTCGGAGACCACCGATGTCGCCGCTCACGGCGAATTTGCCGACCGCAGGACAAGCAAGCGGATCGACGGAAAGGAGGTCAGGGGCTGGTTCACCGAGGATTTCACGCTCGCTGAACTCAAGACCCTGCGCGCGAAGGAGCGCATTCCGGGCCTGCGGGGCACCGCCTACGACGGCATGTTCGAGGTTCCGACCTTCGAGGAAATTCTGGCGCTCCTTGCCCGTATCAACAAGGGGCGGTCGCATCCGGTAGGCGTCTATCCCGAAACCAAGCATCCAAGCTATTTCGCGTCCATCGGCCTGCCGCACGAAGGCCCCTTGCTCGCGCAGCTTGAGCGATATGGCTATCGCGGCCGAGGCGCACCCATATTCATTCAAAGCTTCGAAATTGGCAATCTGAAGGCGCTCCGGGCGAAGAGCGAACTGCCGCTGATCCAGCTGGTCGATGGCGCGGGCGGACCCGCCGATGATCCCGCCGCGACCTACGCCGAAATGGTGTCGCCAGCGGGTCTGAAAGCGATCGCAACCTATGCCGACGGGATCGGTCCGGCAAAGACGATGATCATCCCGCGGAGCGTGCTTGGGACGCTCGGCGAGGCGACCAGCCTCGTGCACGACGCACACGCGGCGGGGCTGAAGGTGCATCCCTGGACATTCCGCCGCGAGAATTATTTTCTGCCGCTCGCCAACAAGCGCGGGATCAATCCTGCCGGCCGCGGTGATCTCGAGGCCGAGATCCGCATCTATTTGAAGACCGGGATCGACGGCCTGTTCAGCGACAATCCGCGCGAAGCCGTTCGTGCCGCAAAACGAGGAGAAATGCGATGA
- a CDS encoding ArsC family reductase: MALTLYGISNCDTVKKARRWLDGAGISYRFHDFRKDGLEPARLQQWIDAVGWERLLNKSGTTFRKLPDADKAGLDPAKAKVLMLDQPAMIRRPVVEADDGISVGFSESDWRVRFAA; the protein is encoded by the coding sequence ATGGCACTGACTCTCTACGGCATTTCGAACTGCGACACGGTGAAAAAGGCACGGCGCTGGCTGGACGGCGCCGGTATTTCCTACCGCTTCCACGACTTTCGCAAGGACGGGCTTGAACCTGCAAGGCTCCAGCAATGGATCGACGCGGTCGGCTGGGAAAGGCTTCTCAACAAGAGCGGGACGACCTTTCGCAAACTGCCCGACGCTGACAAGGCGGGGCTCGACCCTGCGAAGGCGAAGGTGCTGATGCTTGATCAGCCGGCCATGATCCGCCGCCCGGTGGTCGAGGCCGATGATGGCATCAGCGTCGGATTTTCCGAAAGCGACTGGCGGGTCCGCTTTGCGGCATGA
- a CDS encoding Crp/Fnr family transcriptional regulator: MANFSPALFGYGALLLLLATCLATRTEQVRLGIACAALLALPAAVIHSQVGYALLLLAILVVNGVLAARSWLHDAAIRFSPEEQALRALHLADLGAVSVRRLIDQGHWITAKRGEVLIRENHAAPSLFYLAEGRALIQRDGAEVGTLTDGALIGEATVLDGAHATGTVTLTTNARLWFVPAAALRAYLAANPDIAAGLHQGFARALRGKLASANTRIADMPPLS; encoded by the coding sequence ATGGCGAATTTCAGCCCCGCCTTGTTCGGGTATGGCGCCCTGTTGTTGCTGCTGGCAACGTGCCTTGCCACGCGCACGGAACAAGTGCGTCTCGGCATCGCCTGTGCGGCGCTGCTCGCGCTGCCCGCTGCCGTCATCCACTCGCAGGTCGGCTATGCGCTGCTGCTGCTGGCAATTCTTGTTGTGAACGGCGTCCTTGCAGCGCGCAGCTGGCTGCATGATGCCGCGATCCGTTTCTCGCCCGAGGAGCAGGCCCTTCGTGCCTTGCACCTTGCCGACCTTGGCGCCGTCAGCGTCCGGCGTCTCATCGACCAGGGCCACTGGATCACGGCAAAGCGCGGCGAGGTGCTTATTCGCGAGAATCACGCAGCGCCCAGTCTCTTCTACCTTGCCGAGGGCCGCGCGCTGATCCAGCGCGACGGGGCCGAGGTGGGGACGCTGACCGACGGCGCGCTGATCGGCGAGGCGACAGTCCTCGATGGCGCCCACGCGACAGGAACGGTGACGCTGACCACCAATGCGCGGCTGTGGTTCGTTCCTGCAGCGGCGCTGCGCGCCTATCTTGCCGCAAATCCCGACATTGCAGCGGGGCTCCATCAGGGATTCGCGAGGGCGCTGCGCGGCAAGCTCGCGAGCGCCAACACGCGCATTGCCGACATGCCCCCGCTCTCCTAA
- a CDS encoding class II 3-deoxy-7-phosphoheptulonate synthase — MTKTWQPHSWRSHEARQLPTYPDSAALEAAERELASYPPLVFAGEARELTSELARVAEGKAFLLQGGDCAESFAEFHPNNIRDTFRVLLQMAVVLTFASKMPVVKVGRMAGQFAKPRSADMEEVNGTSLPSYRGDIINDIGFEAKGRDPDPARMVKAYNQSAATLNLLRAFANGGYANLHQVNAWTHDFMDRSPWAKKYQETAARISEALAFMEACGVTPETVPQIKGTSFYTSHEALLLPYEQALTRQDSLTGGWYDTSGHFLWVGDRTRFEGSAHIEYLRGIGNPVGMKCGPSLEPETLLRLLDTLNPDHVPGRMTLITRYGHDKIEAHLPRLVRAVKESGHPVVWSCDPMHGNVIKTSTGYKTRPFERILAEVRGFFAVHRAEGTHGGGIHIEMTGQNVTECTGGAMDVTQMDLADRYHTHCDPRLNAGQSLELAFLLAEMLNQEMSERAKQAA, encoded by the coding sequence ATGACGAAAACATGGCAACCGCATAGCTGGCGCTCGCACGAAGCGCGCCAGCTTCCAACCTACCCTGACAGCGCCGCGCTCGAAGCGGCCGAACGCGAACTCGCAAGCTATCCGCCGCTGGTCTTTGCGGGCGAAGCACGCGAGTTGACAAGCGAGCTTGCGCGGGTGGCGGAGGGCAAGGCCTTCCTGCTGCAGGGCGGAGATTGCGCCGAGAGCTTTGCCGAGTTCCATCCGAACAATATCCGGGACACGTTCCGCGTCCTCCTGCAAATGGCGGTGGTGCTGACCTTTGCCTCGAAGATGCCCGTGGTGAAGGTCGGCCGCATGGCAGGCCAGTTCGCCAAGCCGCGCTCGGCCGACATGGAGGAGGTGAACGGCACGTCGCTCCCCAGCTATCGCGGCGACATCATCAACGATATCGGCTTCGAGGCGAAGGGCCGCGACCCCGACCCGGCACGCATGGTCAAGGCCTACAACCAGTCCGCGGCGACACTCAACCTTCTGCGCGCCTTTGCAAATGGAGGCTATGCCAATCTCCATCAGGTCAATGCCTGGACGCACGACTTCATGGACCGCAGCCCGTGGGCGAAGAAATATCAGGAAACCGCTGCGCGGATTTCCGAAGCGCTTGCTTTCATGGAAGCCTGCGGCGTCACGCCAGAAACCGTCCCGCAGATCAAGGGCACCAGCTTCTACACCAGCCACGAGGCGCTGCTTCTTCCCTATGAGCAGGCGCTGACCCGGCAGGACAGTCTGACGGGCGGCTGGTACGACACCTCGGGTCATTTCCTCTGGGTCGGCGACCGCACCCGTTTCGAAGGCTCGGCGCACATCGAATATCTGCGCGGCATCGGCAATCCTGTCGGCATGAAATGCGGACCCAGCCTCGAGCCCGAGACCCTGCTGCGTCTGCTCGACACGCTGAACCCCGATCATGTCCCGGGGCGCATGACGCTGATCACCCGCTACGGCCACGACAAGATCGAGGCGCATCTGCCAAGGCTCGTCCGCGCCGTGAAGGAATCGGGCCACCCGGTCGTCTGGTCGTGCGATCCGATGCACGGCAATGTCATCAAGACCTCGACCGGGTACAAGACGCGCCCGTTCGAGCGCATCCTCGCCGAGGTTCGGGGCTTCTTCGCCGTCCACCGCGCCGAGGGCACGCATGGCGGCGGCATCCATATCGAGATGACCGGCCAGAATGTTACCGAATGTACCGGTGGCGCGATGGACGTGACCCAGATGGATCTCGCCGACCGTTACCACACCCATTGCGACCCACGTCTCAACGCGGGGCAGAGCCTCGAGCTCGCATTCCTGCTCGCCGAAATGCTCAATCAGGAAATGAGCGAACGCGCGAAGCAGGCAGCCTGA
- a CDS encoding M28 family peptidase: MQNTAFRAAVAAFAFTVFAAPGAFSKGVDAPVTEAQLAEHIRILAGDAFEGRAPGTDGEDRTIAYIIGEWAKAGLEAVPGSATPWLQPVPLVESAAISGDAKLRVHGRDFALEDDGIMLTGRDPSVTLKDVPAVFVGYGIDGTGKVATDVKDKLAIMLFDNPPFGDKPPRYRERRKMLAEAGAAAVLVVATDAVPWAQLRGALGGKTVRPAREMSEGPAISGFLSLEAADALFARAGQDGGALREAARAPDYRGISLPVTADFSATSSIRPFVSNNVVAKLPGAKPDGKAVLFLGHWDHLGICGPEGAADRICNGAVDNASGIAVLIEVAKRLASGPRPDRDIYFLATTAEEKGLLGASYFADHPVLPLGDITVALNIDTIAISPRGTPVATIGRGRPAYDAVVRDVATSLGRRIDSDGEADAFVQRQDGWALGAKNVPSLMVGGSFSDMGLLEAFLGSDYHGPGDNFTDKVPLGGAAEDADLHVALGRAFADTRRWPGGTQ, encoded by the coding sequence ATGCAGAACACAGCCTTCCGCGCCGCCGTGGCGGCTTTCGCTTTCACCGTTTTCGCGGCTCCCGGCGCCTTCTCCAAGGGGGTCGACGCGCCCGTTACCGAAGCGCAGCTTGCCGAGCATATCCGCATTCTGGCGGGCGACGCTTTCGAGGGGCGGGCGCCGGGCACGGACGGCGAGGATCGCACCATCGCCTATATCATCGGCGAATGGGCAAAAGCTGGTCTTGAAGCGGTTCCGGGCAGCGCAACCCCGTGGCTGCAGCCGGTTCCGCTTGTCGAAAGCGCCGCAATTTCGGGCGATGCGAAGCTGCGCGTCCACGGGCGCGATTTCGCGCTCGAGGATGACGGCATCATGCTGACCGGGCGCGATCCCTCGGTCACGCTGAAGGACGTGCCGGCCGTATTCGTCGGCTATGGCATCGACGGCACGGGAAAGGTCGCCACCGACGTCAAGGACAAGCTCGCGATCATGCTGTTCGACAATCCGCCCTTTGGCGACAAGCCGCCGCGCTATCGCGAGCGTCGCAAGATGCTTGCAGAGGCCGGCGCGGCGGCAGTGCTGGTGGTCGCGACCGACGCCGTTCCCTGGGCGCAGCTTCGCGGCGCCTTGGGCGGCAAGACGGTGCGCCCAGCTCGCGAAATGAGCGAGGGGCCCGCGATCAGCGGATTCCTGTCGCTCGAGGCGGCGGACGCTTTGTTCGCGCGCGCCGGGCAGGACGGCGGCGCGCTGCGCGAGGCGGCCAGGGCCCCCGACTATCGCGGCATCTCGCTACCCGTGACCGCCGATTTTAGCGCGACCTCTTCCATCCGCCCCTTTGTCAGCAACAATGTCGTTGCGAAGCTGCCCGGCGCGAAGCCCGACGGCAAGGCCGTGCTGTTTCTGGGTCACTGGGACCATCTCGGCATTTGCGGTCCCGAGGGAGCGGCGGACCGCATCTGCAATGGCGCCGTCGACAATGCGAGCGGGATTGCGGTCCTGATCGAGGTCGCAAAGCGGCTTGCGAGCGGACCGCGCCCCGACCGCGACATCTATTTCCTCGCTACCACGGCCGAAGAGAAGGGACTGCTCGGCGCCTCCTACTTCGCCGATCACCCCGTCCTGCCCCTCGGCGACATCACCGTGGCGCTCAACATCGACACCATTGCCATTTCGCCGCGCGGCACGCCGGTCGCGACGATCGGCCGCGGTCGCCCCGCCTATGACGCGGTGGTGCGCGATGTGGCGACCAGCCTTGGACGCCGGATCGACAGCGACGGCGAAGCGGACGCCTTCGTCCAGCGCCAGGACGGCTGGGCGCTCGGCGCCAAGAATGTGCCCTCGCTGATGGTCGGAGGCAGTTTTTCGGACATGGGACTGCTCGAGGCCTTTCTCGGCAGCGATTATCATGGCCCTGGCGACAATTTCACCGACAAGGTGCCCCTCGGAGGTGCGGCAGAGGATGCGGACCTCCACGTCGCGCTCGGACGGGCCTTTGCCGATACCAGGCGCTGGCCGGGCGGAACCCAGTAG
- a CDS encoding HpcH/HpaI aldolase/citrate lyase family protein, with product MTQADFAPRSLLYVPASNARALEKAHALAADMLIIDLEDAVPADRKAESREAMRAAVAGGYPGKRIAVRVNATGSAEQAADIAALTGVALDAIVLPKVDAPADLEPLRGLGLPLFAMIETPAAVYAARDISADRAVAGLIAGLNDLAHELKLPDGMDRGAMSHAIQAIVLAARAGGIWCFDGVYNAIDDAPGFAAEAAEGRRLGFDGKTLIHPSQVEACNSAFAPSEREIAAAEALVAAATGGAQRYEGRMIEDMHVAAAKALLERAGRR from the coding sequence ATGACACAGGCCGATTTCGCCCCGCGCTCGCTCCTCTATGTTCCTGCCTCCAACGCGCGTGCGCTCGAAAAGGCGCATGCGCTTGCCGCCGACATGCTGATCATTGACCTTGAGGATGCCGTGCCCGCGGACCGCAAGGCCGAGTCGCGCGAGGCGATGCGCGCCGCGGTCGCGGGCGGCTATCCGGGCAAGCGGATCGCGGTGCGCGTCAACGCGACGGGCTCTGCCGAACAGGCGGCGGATATTGCGGCGCTGACCGGCGTTGCGCTCGACGCGATCGTGCTACCCAAGGTGGACGCACCTGCCGATCTTGAACCGTTGCGGGGGCTCGGCCTGCCGTTATTTGCCATGATCGAGACGCCAGCCGCCGTCTATGCCGCGCGCGACATCTCCGCCGACCGGGCGGTCGCGGGTCTGATCGCCGGGCTCAACGACCTGGCGCATGAATTGAAGCTGCCGGATGGCATGGATCGTGGCGCCATGAGCCATGCGATCCAGGCCATCGTGCTGGCGGCGCGTGCGGGTGGCATCTGGTGCTTCGACGGCGTCTACAACGCGATTGACGACGCGCCGGGTTTCGCCGCCGAGGCGGCCGAAGGGCGGCGGCTCGGGTTCGACGGCAAGACGCTGATCCACCCGTCGCAGGTCGAGGCGTGCAACAGTGCCTTTGCGCCATCGGAGCGCGAGATCGCCGCGGCCGAGGCCCTGGTGGCTGCTGCGACGGGCGGAGCGCAGCGGTACGAAGGTCGGATGATCGAGGACATGCATGTTGCCGCGGCGAAGGCGCTGCTGGAGCGGGCGGGCCGGAGATAA
- a CDS encoding SPFH domain-containing protein: protein MYFAITLVVLALVFLIWALTPVRQGYAYTIERFGRYTHTAQPGLNFIMPIFDRVGRKVNMMEQVLDIPGQEIITKDNAMVAVDGVVFFQVLDAAKAAYEVSDLYLSIMNLTTTNLRTVMGSMDLDETLSKRDEINTRLLHVVDDATTPWGVKITRVEIKDIRPPADISNAMARQMKAEREKRAAILEAEGMRASEILRAEGEKQGQILQAEGRREAAFRDAEAREREAEAEAKATQMVSDAIASGNAQAINYFVAQKYVEAVSQFATSPNSKTILFPVEATQLIGTLGGIGELAKDALAKRDGGA from the coding sequence ATGTATTTCGCGATCACGCTGGTGGTCCTGGCGCTCGTCTTCCTGATCTGGGCGCTCACGCCGGTCCGGCAGGGCTATGCCTATACGATCGAGCGCTTCGGCCGCTACACGCACACCGCGCAGCCTGGACTCAACTTCATCATGCCGATCTTCGACCGCGTCGGACGCAAGGTGAACATGATGGAGCAGGTGCTCGATATCCCGGGGCAGGAGATCATCACCAAGGACAATGCGATGGTCGCGGTCGACGGCGTCGTCTTCTTCCAGGTCCTCGACGCGGCGAAGGCTGCCTACGAGGTGAGCGACCTCTACCTCTCGATCATGAACCTGACGACGACCAATCTCAGAACCGTGATGGGCTCGATGGACCTCGACGAGACGCTGTCGAAGCGCGACGAGATCAACACCCGCCTGCTGCACGTGGTTGACGACGCGACCACGCCGTGGGGCGTCAAGATCACGCGTGTCGAGATCAAGGACATCCGGCCGCCGGCCGACATTTCGAACGCGATGGCCCGCCAGATGAAGGCCGAACGCGAGAAGCGCGCCGCCATCCTCGAGGCCGAAGGCATGCGGGCCTCTGAAATTCTGCGCGCCGAAGGCGAGAAACAGGGCCAGATACTGCAGGCGGAAGGTCGCCGCGAGGCCGCGTTCCGCGACGCCGAAGCGCGCGAGCGCGAGGCTGAAGCCGAAGCCAAGGCAACGCAGATGGTTTCAGATGCGATCGCGAGCGGCAACGCCCAGGCGATCAACTATTTCGTTGCGCAGAAATATGTCGAAGCCGTGAGCCAGTTCGCGACCAGCCCGAACAGCAAGACCATCCTCTTCCCGGTCGAGGCAACCCAGCTCATCGGCACGCTGGGCGGCATCGGCGAACTCGCGAAGGACGCCCTCGCGAAACGCGACGGGGGCGCCTGA
- a CDS encoding NfeD family protein, producing MPVWLTDLEPHWAWLSLGVLLAAAEIVAPGFFLIWIGAAAIVTGVVVWVLPLSVPLQLGIFAVLAFVALYGGRRWLRANPITSADPHLNQRAGRLVGEVLTVTKAIEDGRGRAKVGDGEWPVRGPDAAEGAKVRVVSAEGGVLVVDHA from the coding sequence ATGCCGGTCTGGCTGACCGACCTCGAGCCGCATTGGGCGTGGCTGTCGCTCGGCGTGCTGCTCGCTGCAGCCGAGATCGTTGCGCCGGGCTTTTTCCTGATCTGGATCGGCGCGGCTGCGATCGTCACCGGAGTGGTGGTCTGGGTTCTGCCGCTCAGCGTCCCGCTCCAGCTCGGCATCTTCGCTGTCCTTGCCTTCGTCGCCCTCTACGGCGGGCGACGCTGGCTGAGGGCGAACCCGATCACCTCGGCCGATCCGCACCTCAACCAGCGTGCCGGGCGGCTGGTCGGCGAGGTGCTGACGGTGACGAAAGCGATCGAGGACGGCCGCGGCCGCGCCAAGGTCGGCGACGGCGAATGGCCGGTGCGCGGCCCCGATGCGGCCGAGGGCGCGAAGGTCCGCGTGGTCAGTGCCGAAGGCGGCGTGCTGGTGGTGGACCACGCTTGA
- a CDS encoding GNAT family N-acetyltransferase, with the protein MIASAPVIETPRLRLREPRLADKDDHIAMWADPRVTRFIGGEPRTPDVSWGKFLAAAGLWPVMGFGYWVFADRATDRLIGMGGLSYFCRGMAELEGVPEAGWAFDADHWGAGYATEAMTAALGWADTCLGAGEVRSIIDKGHVASERVAAKLGFQPIGESDALGGTVAVYSRPRGG; encoded by the coding sequence ATGATCGCATCCGCGCCCGTCATCGAGACGCCCCGTTTGCGCCTGCGCGAACCTCGCCTGGCCGACAAGGACGACCATATCGCGATGTGGGCCGATCCGCGTGTGACGCGTTTCATCGGGGGCGAGCCGCGTACCCCCGACGTGAGCTGGGGCAAGTTTCTTGCCGCCGCGGGGCTTTGGCCGGTGATGGGCTTTGGATATTGGGTGTTCGCCGATCGCGCCACCGATCGTCTGATCGGAATGGGCGGGCTCAGCTATTTCTGCCGCGGCATGGCCGAGCTCGAAGGCGTGCCCGAGGCCGGATGGGCCTTTGACGCGGACCATTGGGGTGCGGGCTACGCCACCGAGGCGATGACCGCCGCGCTTGGCTGGGCCGACACCTGTCTGGGCGCTGGCGAGGTGCGATCCATTATTGACAAGGGGCATGTGGCGTCGGAGCGGGTGGCGGCAAAACTGGGGTTTCAGCCAATCGGCGAAAGCGACGCGCTTGGCGGGACGGTCGCGGTCTATTCGCGGCCTCGGGGCGGCTGA
- a CDS encoding metal-dependent hydrolase: MSSLSLSPTPADLSITPRDRRFGRDDRQGRWWLNGDPIASTFHTALSVTFPKGEAMFVEAVKAHRDGVPDKLAREIRAFTQQEVIHSREHVVFNRKAAEAGYDLSELEADVDNVMELIRERPPIVNLMATIALEHYTAMLAAIMLRNPGMYTGAEPEWGELWKWHAIEEIEHKGVAYDTWLHATKDWSRWRRWKAKSLMMLAVTSRFWPRRVHGMKVLLAQDGLAGWRVTARIWWYLLGKPGILRKSFLPWLAYFMPGFHPWNHDDRALIAKYESDYDDAVTRADKVAAAA, encoded by the coding sequence ATGTCCAGCCTTTCGCTCTCCCCGACTCCCGCCGATCTTTCGATTACGCCGCGCGACCGGCGCTTCGGCCGCGACGACCGGCAAGGGCGCTGGTGGCTGAACGGGGATCCCATTGCTTCGACCTTTCACACCGCGCTGTCGGTGACCTTTCCCAAGGGTGAGGCCATGTTCGTCGAGGCGGTAAAGGCGCACCGTGACGGGGTGCCCGACAAGCTCGCCCGCGAAATCCGCGCCTTCACGCAGCAGGAGGTCATCCATAGCCGCGAGCATGTGGTCTTCAATCGCAAGGCTGCCGAGGCGGGCTATGATCTGTCCGAACTCGAGGCGGATGTCGACAATGTGATGGAGCTGATCCGTGAGCGTCCGCCGATCGTCAACCTGATGGCGACGATCGCGCTCGAGCATTATACCGCGATGCTCGCCGCGATCATGCTCCGGAATCCCGGGATGTACACGGGCGCCGAGCCCGAGTGGGGCGAGCTGTGGAAATGGCACGCTATCGAGGAAATCGAGCACAAGGGCGTTGCCTATGACACCTGGCTGCACGCGACGAAGGATTGGAGCCGCTGGCGGCGCTGGAAGGCCAAGTCTCTGATGATGCTCGCGGTCACCTCCCGCTTCTGGCCGAGGCGGGTCCACGGGATGAAGGTGCTGCTCGCGCAGGACGGGCTCGCCGGCTGGCGCGTGACGGCGCGCATCTGGTGGTATCTGCTCGGCAAGCCGGGCATCCTGCGCAAGAGCTTCCTGCCCTGGCTTGCCTATTTCATGCCGGGGTTCCACCCGTGGAACCACGACGACCGCGCGCTGATCGCCAAATATGAAAGCGATTATGACGATGCCGTGACGCGAGCCGACAAGGTGGCGGCCGCCGCCTGA